The following proteins are encoded in a genomic region of Pan troglodytes isolate AG18354 chromosome 2, NHGRI_mPanTro3-v2.0_pri, whole genome shotgun sequence:
- the IL17RC gene encoding interleukin-17 receptor C isoform X32, with product MPVPWFLLSLALGRSPVVLSLERLVGSQDATHCSPGLSCHLWDSDILCLPGDIVPAPGPVLAPTHLQTELVLRCQKETDCDLCLRVAVHLAVHGHWEEPEDEEKFGGAADSGVEEPRNASLQAQVVLSFQAYPTARCVLLEVQVPAALVQFGQSVGSVVYDCFEAALGSEVRIWSYTQPRYEKELNHTQQLPALPWLNVSADGDNVHLVLNVSEEQHFGLSLYWNQVQGPPKPRWHKNLTGPQIITLNHTDLVPCLCIQVWPLEPDSVRTNICPFREDPRAHRNLWQAARLRLLTLQSWLLDAPCWLPAEAALCWRAPGGDPCQPLVPPLSWENVTVDVNSSEKLQLQECLWADSLGPLKDDVLLLETRGPQDNRSLCALEPSGCTSLPSKASTRAARLGEYLLQDLQSGQCLQLWDDDLGALWACPMDKYIHKRWALVWLACLLFAAALSLILLLKKDHAKAAARGRAALLLYSADDSGFERLVGALASALCQLPLRVAVDLWSRRELSAQGPVAWFHAQRRQTLQEGGVVVLLFSPGAVALCSEWLQDGVSGPGAHGPHDAFRASLSCVLPDFLQGRAPGSYVGACFDRLLHPDAVPALFRTVPVFTLPSQLPDFLGALQQPRAPRSGRLLERAEQVSRALQPALDSYFHPPGTPAPGRGVGPGAGDGT from the exons ATGCCTGTGCCCTGGTTCTTGCTGTCCTTGGCACTGGGCCGAAGCCCAGTGGTCCTTTCTCTGGAGAGGCTTGTGGGGTCTCAGGACGCTACCCACTGCTCTCCG ggCCTCTCCTGCCACCTCTGGG ACAGTGACATACTCTGCCTGCCTGGGGACATCGTGCCTGCTCCGGGCCCCGTGCTGGCGCCTACGCACCTGCAGACAGAGCTGGTGCTGAGGTGCCAGAAGGAGACCGACTGTGACCTCTGTCTGCGTGTGGCTGTCCACTTGGCCGTGCATG GGCACTGGGAAGAGcctgaagatgaggaaaagtttggagGAGCAGCTGACTCAGGGGTGGAGGAGCCTAGGAATG CCTCTCTCCAGGCCCAAGTCGTGCTCTCCTTCCAGGCCTACCCTACTGCCCGCTGCGTCCTGCTGGAGGTGCAAGTGCCTGCTGCCCTTGTGCAGTTTGGTCAGTCTGTG GGCTCTGTGGTATATGACTGCTTCGAGGCTGCCCTAGGGAGTGAGGTACGAATCTGGTCCTATACTCAGCCCAGGTACGAGAAGGAACTCAACCACACACAGCAGCTGCCTG ccctgccctggcTCAACGTGTCAGCAGATGGTGACAACGTGCATCTGGTTCTGAATGTCTCTGAGGAGCAGCACTTCGGCCTCTCCCTGTATTGGAATCAGGTCCAGGGCCCCCCAAAACCCCGGTGGCACAAAAACCTG ACTGGACCGCAGATCATTACCTTGAACCACACAGACCTGGTTCCCTGCCTCTGCATTCAG GTGTGGCCTCTGGAACCTGACTCCGTTAGGACGAACATCTGCCCCTTCAGGGAGG ACCCCCGCGCACACCGGAACCTCTGGCAAGCCGCCCGGCTGCGACTGCTGACCCTGCAGAGCTGGCTGCTGGACGCACCGTGCTGGCTGCCCGCAGAAGCGGCACTGTGCTGGCGGGCTCCGGGTGGGGACCCCTGCCAGCCACTGGTCCCACCGCTTTCCTGGGAGAATGTCACTGTGGAC GTGAACAGCTCGGAGAAGCTGCAGCTGCAGGAGTGCTTGTGGGCTG ACTCCCTGGGGCCTCTCAAAGATGATGTGCTACTGTTGGAGACACGAGGCCCCCAGGACAACAGATCCCTCTGTGCCTTGGAACCCAGTGGCTGTACTTCACTACCCAGCAAAGCCTCCACG AGGGCAGCTCGCCTTGGAGAGTACTTACTACAAGACCTGCAGTCAGGCCAGTGTCTGCAG CTATGGGATGATGACTTGGGAGCACTATGGGCCTGCCCCATGGACAAAT ACATCCACAAGCGCTGGGCCCTCGTGTGGCTGGCCTGCCTACTCTTTGCCGCTGCGCTTTCCCTCATCCTCCTTCTCAAAAAGGATCACGCGAAAG CGGCCGCCAGGGGCCGCGCGGCTCTGCTCCTCTACTCAGCCGATGACTCGGGCTTCGAGCGCCTGGTGGGCGCCCTGGCGTCGGCCCTGTGCCAGCTGCCGCTGCGCGTGGCCGTAGACCTGTGGAGCCGTCGTGAACTGAGCGCGCAGGGGCCCGTGGCTTGGTTTCACGCGCAGCGGCGCCAGACCCTGCAGGAGGGCGGCGTGGTGGTCTTGCTCTTCTCGCCCGGTGCGGTGGCGCTGTGCAGCGAGTGGCTACAGGACGGGGTGTCCGGGCCCGGGGCGCACGGCCCGCACGACGCCTTCCGCGCCTCGCTCAGCTGCGTGCTGCCCGACTTCTTGCAGGGCCGGGCGCCCGGCAGCTACGTGGGGGCCTGCTTCGACAGGCTGCTCCACCCGGACGCCGTACCCGCCCTTTTCCGCACCGTGCCCGTCTTCACACTGCCCTCCCAACTGCCAGACTTCCTGGGGGCCCTGCAGCAGCCTCGCGCCCCGCGTTCCGGGCGGCTCCTAGAGAGAGCGGAGCAAGTGTCCCGGGCCCTTCAGCCAGCCCTGGATAGCTACTTCCATCCCCCGGGGACTCCCGCGCCGGGACGCGGGGTGGGACCTGGGGCGGGGGACGGGACTTAA
- the IL17RC gene encoding interleukin-17 receptor C isoform X26 yields the protein MPVPWFLLSLALGRSPVVLSLERLVGSQDATHCSPGLSCHLWDSDILCLPGDIVPAPGPVLAPTHLQTELVLRCQKETDCDLCLRVAVHLAVHGHWEEPEDEEKFGGAADSGVEEPRNASLQAQVVLSFQAYPTARCVLLEVQVPAALVQFGQSVGSVVYDCFEAALGSEVRIWSYTQPRYEKELNHTQQLPALPWLNVSADGDNVHLVLNVSEEQHFGLSLYWNQVQGPPKPRWHKNLTGPQIITLNHTDLVPCLCIQVWPLEPDSVRTNICPFREDPRAHRNLWQAARLRLLTLQSWLLDAPCWLPAEAALCWRAPGGDPCQPLVPPLSWENVTVDKVLEFPLLKGHPNLCVQQVNSSEKLQLQECLWADSLGPLKDDVLLLETRGPQDNRSLCALEPSGCTSLPSKASTRAARLGEYLLQDLQSGQCLQLWDDDLGALWACPMDKYIHKRWALVWLACLLFAAALSLILLLKKDHAKAAARGRAALLLYSADDSGFERLVGALASALCQLPLRVAVDLWSRRELSAQGPVAWFHAQRRQTLQEGGVVVLLFSPGAVALCSEWLQDGVSGPGAHGPHDAFRASLSCVLPDFLQGRAPGSYVGACFDRLLHPDAVPALFRTVPVFTLPSQLPDFLGALQQPRAPRSGRLLERAEQVSRALQPALDSYFHPPGTPAPGRGVGPGAGDGT from the exons ATGCCTGTGCCCTGGTTCTTGCTGTCCTTGGCACTGGGCCGAAGCCCAGTGGTCCTTTCTCTGGAGAGGCTTGTGGGGTCTCAGGACGCTACCCACTGCTCTCCG ggCCTCTCCTGCCACCTCTGGG ACAGTGACATACTCTGCCTGCCTGGGGACATCGTGCCTGCTCCGGGCCCCGTGCTGGCGCCTACGCACCTGCAGACAGAGCTGGTGCTGAGGTGCCAGAAGGAGACCGACTGTGACCTCTGTCTGCGTGTGGCTGTCCACTTGGCCGTGCATG GGCACTGGGAAGAGcctgaagatgaggaaaagtttggagGAGCAGCTGACTCAGGGGTGGAGGAGCCTAGGAATG CCTCTCTCCAGGCCCAAGTCGTGCTCTCCTTCCAGGCCTACCCTACTGCCCGCTGCGTCCTGCTGGAGGTGCAAGTGCCTGCTGCCCTTGTGCAGTTTGGTCAGTCTGTG GGCTCTGTGGTATATGACTGCTTCGAGGCTGCCCTAGGGAGTGAGGTACGAATCTGGTCCTATACTCAGCCCAGGTACGAGAAGGAACTCAACCACACACAGCAGCTGCCTG ccctgccctggcTCAACGTGTCAGCAGATGGTGACAACGTGCATCTGGTTCTGAATGTCTCTGAGGAGCAGCACTTCGGCCTCTCCCTGTATTGGAATCAGGTCCAGGGCCCCCCAAAACCCCGGTGGCACAAAAACCTG ACTGGACCGCAGATCATTACCTTGAACCACACAGACCTGGTTCCCTGCCTCTGCATTCAG GTGTGGCCTCTGGAACCTGACTCCGTTAGGACGAACATCTGCCCCTTCAGGGAGG ACCCCCGCGCACACCGGAACCTCTGGCAAGCCGCCCGGCTGCGACTGCTGACCCTGCAGAGCTGGCTGCTGGACGCACCGTGCTGGCTGCCCGCAGAAGCGGCACTGTGCTGGCGGGCTCCGGGTGGGGACCCCTGCCAGCCACTGGTCCCACCGCTTTCCTGGGAGAATGTCACTGTGGAC AAAGTTCTCGAGTTCCCATTGCTGAAAGGCCACCCTAACCTCTGTGTTCAG CAGGTGAACAGCTCGGAGAAGCTGCAGCTGCAGGAGTGCTTGTGGGCTG ACTCCCTGGGGCCTCTCAAAGATGATGTGCTACTGTTGGAGACACGAGGCCCCCAGGACAACAGATCCCTCTGTGCCTTGGAACCCAGTGGCTGTACTTCACTACCCAGCAAAGCCTCCACG AGGGCAGCTCGCCTTGGAGAGTACTTACTACAAGACCTGCAGTCAGGCCAGTGTCTGCAG CTATGGGATGATGACTTGGGAGCACTATGGGCCTGCCCCATGGACAAAT ACATCCACAAGCGCTGGGCCCTCGTGTGGCTGGCCTGCCTACTCTTTGCCGCTGCGCTTTCCCTCATCCTCCTTCTCAAAAAGGATCACGCGAAAG CGGCCGCCAGGGGCCGCGCGGCTCTGCTCCTCTACTCAGCCGATGACTCGGGCTTCGAGCGCCTGGTGGGCGCCCTGGCGTCGGCCCTGTGCCAGCTGCCGCTGCGCGTGGCCGTAGACCTGTGGAGCCGTCGTGAACTGAGCGCGCAGGGGCCCGTGGCTTGGTTTCACGCGCAGCGGCGCCAGACCCTGCAGGAGGGCGGCGTGGTGGTCTTGCTCTTCTCGCCCGGTGCGGTGGCGCTGTGCAGCGAGTGGCTACAGGACGGGGTGTCCGGGCCCGGGGCGCACGGCCCGCACGACGCCTTCCGCGCCTCGCTCAGCTGCGTGCTGCCCGACTTCTTGCAGGGCCGGGCGCCCGGCAGCTACGTGGGGGCCTGCTTCGACAGGCTGCTCCACCCGGACGCCGTACCCGCCCTTTTCCGCACCGTGCCCGTCTTCACACTGCCCTCCCAACTGCCAGACTTCCTGGGGGCCCTGCAGCAGCCTCGCGCCCCGCGTTCCGGGCGGCTCCTAGAGAGAGCGGAGCAAGTGTCCCGGGCCCTTCAGCCAGCCCTGGATAGCTACTTCCATCCCCCGGGGACTCCCGCGCCGGGACGCGGGGTGGGACCTGGGGCGGGGGACGGGACTTAA
- the IL17RC gene encoding interleukin-17 receptor C isoform X15 — translation MPVPWFLLSLALGRSPVVLSLERLVGSQDATHCSPVSLEPWGDEERLRVQFLAQQSLSLAPVTAATARTALSGLSGADGRREERGRGKSWVCLPLGGSGNTEPQKKGLSCHLWDSDILCLPGDIVPAPGPVLAPTHLQTELVLRCQKETDCDLCLRVAVHLAVHGHWEEPEDEEKFGGAADSGVEEPRNASLQAQVVLSFQAYPTARCVLLEVQVPAALVQFGQSVGSVVYDCFEAALGSEVRIWSYTQPRYEKELNHTQQLPALPWLNVSADGDNVHLVLNVSEEQHFGLSLYWNQVQGPPKPRWHKNLTGPQIITLNHTDLVPCLCIQVWPLEPDSVRTNICPFREDPRAHRNLWQAARLRLLTLQSWLLDAPCWLPAEAALCWRAPGGDPCQPLVPPLSWENVTVDVNSSEKLQLQECLWADSLGPLKDDVLLLETRGPQDNRSLCALEPSGCTSLPSKASTRAARLGEYLLQDLQSGQCLQLWDDDLGALWACPMDKYIHKRWALVWLACLLFAAALSLILLLKKDHAKGWLRLLKQDVRSGAAARGRAALLLYSADDSGFERLVGALASALCQLPLRVAVDLWSRRELSAQGPVAWFHAQRRQTLQEGGVVVLLFSPGAVALCSEWLQDGVSGPGAHGPHDAFRASLSCVLPDFLQGRAPGSYVGACFDRLLHPDAVPALFRTVPVFTLPSQLPDFLGALQQPRAPRSGRLLERAEQVSRALQPALDSYFHPPGTPAPGRGVGPGAGDGT, via the exons ATGCCTGTGCCCTGGTTCTTGCTGTCCTTGGCACTGGGCCGAAGCCCAGTGGTCCTTTCTCTGGAGAGGCTTGTGGGGTCTCAGGACGCTACCCACTGCTCTCCGGTGAGTCTGGAACCCTGGGGAGACGAGGAAAGGCTCAGAGTTCAGTTTTTGGCTCAGCAAAGCCTTAGCCTGGCTCCTGTCACTGCTGCCACCGCCAGAACTGCCCTGTCTGGTCTGTCTGGTGCTGATGGTAGAAGAGAAGAACGGGGAAGGGGCAAGAGCTGGGTCTGTCTTCCTCTGGGAGGGTCTGGGAATACCGAGCCCCAGAAAAAG ggCCTCTCCTGCCACCTCTGGG ACAGTGACATACTCTGCCTGCCTGGGGACATCGTGCCTGCTCCGGGCCCCGTGCTGGCGCCTACGCACCTGCAGACAGAGCTGGTGCTGAGGTGCCAGAAGGAGACCGACTGTGACCTCTGTCTGCGTGTGGCTGTCCACTTGGCCGTGCATG GGCACTGGGAAGAGcctgaagatgaggaaaagtttggagGAGCAGCTGACTCAGGGGTGGAGGAGCCTAGGAATG CCTCTCTCCAGGCCCAAGTCGTGCTCTCCTTCCAGGCCTACCCTACTGCCCGCTGCGTCCTGCTGGAGGTGCAAGTGCCTGCTGCCCTTGTGCAGTTTGGTCAGTCTGTG GGCTCTGTGGTATATGACTGCTTCGAGGCTGCCCTAGGGAGTGAGGTACGAATCTGGTCCTATACTCAGCCCAGGTACGAGAAGGAACTCAACCACACACAGCAGCTGCCTG ccctgccctggcTCAACGTGTCAGCAGATGGTGACAACGTGCATCTGGTTCTGAATGTCTCTGAGGAGCAGCACTTCGGCCTCTCCCTGTATTGGAATCAGGTCCAGGGCCCCCCAAAACCCCGGTGGCACAAAAACCTG ACTGGACCGCAGATCATTACCTTGAACCACACAGACCTGGTTCCCTGCCTCTGCATTCAG GTGTGGCCTCTGGAACCTGACTCCGTTAGGACGAACATCTGCCCCTTCAGGGAGG ACCCCCGCGCACACCGGAACCTCTGGCAAGCCGCCCGGCTGCGACTGCTGACCCTGCAGAGCTGGCTGCTGGACGCACCGTGCTGGCTGCCCGCAGAAGCGGCACTGTGCTGGCGGGCTCCGGGTGGGGACCCCTGCCAGCCACTGGTCCCACCGCTTTCCTGGGAGAATGTCACTGTGGAC GTGAACAGCTCGGAGAAGCTGCAGCTGCAGGAGTGCTTGTGGGCTG ACTCCCTGGGGCCTCTCAAAGATGATGTGCTACTGTTGGAGACACGAGGCCCCCAGGACAACAGATCCCTCTGTGCCTTGGAACCCAGTGGCTGTACTTCACTACCCAGCAAAGCCTCCACG AGGGCAGCTCGCCTTGGAGAGTACTTACTACAAGACCTGCAGTCAGGCCAGTGTCTGCAG CTATGGGATGATGACTTGGGAGCACTATGGGCCTGCCCCATGGACAAAT ACATCCACAAGCGCTGGGCCCTCGTGTGGCTGGCCTGCCTACTCTTTGCCGCTGCGCTTTCCCTCATCCTCCTTCTCAAAAAGGATCACGCGAAAG GGTGGCTGAGGCTCTTGAAACAGGACGTCCGCTCGGGGG CGGCCGCCAGGGGCCGCGCGGCTCTGCTCCTCTACTCAGCCGATGACTCGGGCTTCGAGCGCCTGGTGGGCGCCCTGGCGTCGGCCCTGTGCCAGCTGCCGCTGCGCGTGGCCGTAGACCTGTGGAGCCGTCGTGAACTGAGCGCGCAGGGGCCCGTGGCTTGGTTTCACGCGCAGCGGCGCCAGACCCTGCAGGAGGGCGGCGTGGTGGTCTTGCTCTTCTCGCCCGGTGCGGTGGCGCTGTGCAGCGAGTGGCTACAGGACGGGGTGTCCGGGCCCGGGGCGCACGGCCCGCACGACGCCTTCCGCGCCTCGCTCAGCTGCGTGCTGCCCGACTTCTTGCAGGGCCGGGCGCCCGGCAGCTACGTGGGGGCCTGCTTCGACAGGCTGCTCCACCCGGACGCCGTACCCGCCCTTTTCCGCACCGTGCCCGTCTTCACACTGCCCTCCCAACTGCCAGACTTCCTGGGGGCCCTGCAGCAGCCTCGCGCCCCGCGTTCCGGGCGGCTCCTAGAGAGAGCGGAGCAAGTGTCCCGGGCCCTTCAGCCAGCCCTGGATAGCTACTTCCATCCCCCGGGGACTCCCGCGCCGGGACGCGGGGTGGGACCTGGGGCGGGGGACGGGACTTAA
- the IL17RC gene encoding interleukin-17 receptor C isoform X31, with amino-acid sequence MPVPWFLLSLALGRSPVVLSLERLVGSQDATHCSPGLSCHLWDSDILCLPGDIVPAPGPVLAPTHLQTELVLRCQKETDCDLCLRVAVHLAVHGHWEEPEDEEKFGGAADSGVEEPRNASLQAQVVLSFQAYPTARCVLLEVQVPAALVQFGQSVGSVVYDCFEAALGSEVRIWSYTQPRYEKELNHTQQLPALPWLNVSADGDNVHLVLNVSEEQHFGLSLYWNQTGPQIITLNHTDLVPCLCIQVWPLEPDSVRTNICPFREDPRAHRNLWQAARLRLLTLQSWLLDAPCWLPAEAALCWRAPGGDPCQPLVPPLSWENVTVDKVLEFPLLKGHPNLCVQQVNSSEKLQLQECLWADSLGPLKDDVLLLETRGPQDNRSLCALEPSGCTSLPSKASTRAARLGEYLLQDLQSGQCLQLWDDDLGALWACPMDKYIHKRWALVWLACLLFAAALSLILLLKKDHAKAAARGRAALLLYSADDSGFERLVGALASALCQLPLRVAVDLWSRRELSAQGPVAWFHAQRRQTLQEGGVVVLLFSPGAVALCSEWLQDGVSGPGAHGPHDAFRASLSCVLPDFLQGRAPGSYVGACFDRLLHPDAVPALFRTVPVFTLPSQLPDFLGALQQPRAPRSGRLLERAEQVSRALQPALDSYFHPPGTPAPGRGVGPGAGDGT; translated from the exons ATGCCTGTGCCCTGGTTCTTGCTGTCCTTGGCACTGGGCCGAAGCCCAGTGGTCCTTTCTCTGGAGAGGCTTGTGGGGTCTCAGGACGCTACCCACTGCTCTCCG ggCCTCTCCTGCCACCTCTGGG ACAGTGACATACTCTGCCTGCCTGGGGACATCGTGCCTGCTCCGGGCCCCGTGCTGGCGCCTACGCACCTGCAGACAGAGCTGGTGCTGAGGTGCCAGAAGGAGACCGACTGTGACCTCTGTCTGCGTGTGGCTGTCCACTTGGCCGTGCATG GGCACTGGGAAGAGcctgaagatgaggaaaagtttggagGAGCAGCTGACTCAGGGGTGGAGGAGCCTAGGAATG CCTCTCTCCAGGCCCAAGTCGTGCTCTCCTTCCAGGCCTACCCTACTGCCCGCTGCGTCCTGCTGGAGGTGCAAGTGCCTGCTGCCCTTGTGCAGTTTGGTCAGTCTGTG GGCTCTGTGGTATATGACTGCTTCGAGGCTGCCCTAGGGAGTGAGGTACGAATCTGGTCCTATACTCAGCCCAGGTACGAGAAGGAACTCAACCACACACAGCAGCTGCCTG ccctgccctggcTCAACGTGTCAGCAGATGGTGACAACGTGCATCTGGTTCTGAATGTCTCTGAGGAGCAGCACTTCGGCCTCTCCCTGTATTGGAATCAG ACTGGACCGCAGATCATTACCTTGAACCACACAGACCTGGTTCCCTGCCTCTGCATTCAG GTGTGGCCTCTGGAACCTGACTCCGTTAGGACGAACATCTGCCCCTTCAGGGAGG ACCCCCGCGCACACCGGAACCTCTGGCAAGCCGCCCGGCTGCGACTGCTGACCCTGCAGAGCTGGCTGCTGGACGCACCGTGCTGGCTGCCCGCAGAAGCGGCACTGTGCTGGCGGGCTCCGGGTGGGGACCCCTGCCAGCCACTGGTCCCACCGCTTTCCTGGGAGAATGTCACTGTGGAC AAAGTTCTCGAGTTCCCATTGCTGAAAGGCCACCCTAACCTCTGTGTTCAG CAGGTGAACAGCTCGGAGAAGCTGCAGCTGCAGGAGTGCTTGTGGGCTG ACTCCCTGGGGCCTCTCAAAGATGATGTGCTACTGTTGGAGACACGAGGCCCCCAGGACAACAGATCCCTCTGTGCCTTGGAACCCAGTGGCTGTACTTCACTACCCAGCAAAGCCTCCACG AGGGCAGCTCGCCTTGGAGAGTACTTACTACAAGACCTGCAGTCAGGCCAGTGTCTGCAG CTATGGGATGATGACTTGGGAGCACTATGGGCCTGCCCCATGGACAAAT ACATCCACAAGCGCTGGGCCCTCGTGTGGCTGGCCTGCCTACTCTTTGCCGCTGCGCTTTCCCTCATCCTCCTTCTCAAAAAGGATCACGCGAAAG CGGCCGCCAGGGGCCGCGCGGCTCTGCTCCTCTACTCAGCCGATGACTCGGGCTTCGAGCGCCTGGTGGGCGCCCTGGCGTCGGCCCTGTGCCAGCTGCCGCTGCGCGTGGCCGTAGACCTGTGGAGCCGTCGTGAACTGAGCGCGCAGGGGCCCGTGGCTTGGTTTCACGCGCAGCGGCGCCAGACCCTGCAGGAGGGCGGCGTGGTGGTCTTGCTCTTCTCGCCCGGTGCGGTGGCGCTGTGCAGCGAGTGGCTACAGGACGGGGTGTCCGGGCCCGGGGCGCACGGCCCGCACGACGCCTTCCGCGCCTCGCTCAGCTGCGTGCTGCCCGACTTCTTGCAGGGCCGGGCGCCCGGCAGCTACGTGGGGGCCTGCTTCGACAGGCTGCTCCACCCGGACGCCGTACCCGCCCTTTTCCGCACCGTGCCCGTCTTCACACTGCCCTCCCAACTGCCAGACTTCCTGGGGGCCCTGCAGCAGCCTCGCGCCCCGCGTTCCGGGCGGCTCCTAGAGAGAGCGGAGCAAGTGTCCCGGGCCCTTCAGCCAGCCCTGGATAGCTACTTCCATCCCCCGGGGACTCCCGCGCCGGGACGCGGGGTGGGACCTGGGGCGGGGGACGGGACTTAA
- the IL17RC gene encoding interleukin-17 receptor C isoform X13 yields MPVPWFLLSLALGRSPVVLSLERLVGSQDATHCSPVSLEPWGDEERLRVQFLAQQSLSLAPVTAATARTALSGLSGADGRREERGRGKSWVCLPLGGSGNTEPQKKGLSCHLWDSDILCLPGDIVPAPGPVLAPTHLQTELVLRCQKETDCDLCLRVAVHLAVHGHWEEPEDEEKFGGAADSGVEEPRNASLQAQVVLSFQAYPTARCVLLEVQVPAALVQFGQSVGSVVYDCFEAALGSEVRIWSYTQPRYEKELNHTQQLPALPWLNVSADGDNVHLVLNVSEEQHFGLSLYWNQVQGPPKPRWHKNLTGPQIITLNHTDLVPCLCIQVWPLEPDSVRTNICPFREDPRAHRNLWQAARLRLLTLQSWLLDAPCWLPAEAALCWRAPGGDPCQPLVPPLSWENVTVDKVLEFPLLKGHPNLCVQVNSSEKLQLQECLWADSLGPLKDDVLLLETRGPQDNRSLCALEPSGCTSLPSKASTRAARLGEYLLQDLQSGQCLQLWDDDLGALWACPMDKYIHKRWALVWLACLLFAAALSLILLLKKDHAKAAARGRAALLLYSADDSGFERLVGALASALCQLPLRVAVDLWSRRELSAQGPVAWFHAQRRQTLQEGGVVVLLFSPGAVALCSEWLQDGVSGPGAHGPHDAFRASLSCVLPDFLQGRAPGSYVGACFDRLLHPDAVPALFRTVPVFTLPSQLPDFLGALQQPRAPRSGRLLERAEQVSRALQPALDSYFHPPGTPAPGRGVGPGAGDGT; encoded by the exons ATGCCTGTGCCCTGGTTCTTGCTGTCCTTGGCACTGGGCCGAAGCCCAGTGGTCCTTTCTCTGGAGAGGCTTGTGGGGTCTCAGGACGCTACCCACTGCTCTCCGGTGAGTCTGGAACCCTGGGGAGACGAGGAAAGGCTCAGAGTTCAGTTTTTGGCTCAGCAAAGCCTTAGCCTGGCTCCTGTCACTGCTGCCACCGCCAGAACTGCCCTGTCTGGTCTGTCTGGTGCTGATGGTAGAAGAGAAGAACGGGGAAGGGGCAAGAGCTGGGTCTGTCTTCCTCTGGGAGGGTCTGGGAATACCGAGCCCCAGAAAAAG ggCCTCTCCTGCCACCTCTGGG ACAGTGACATACTCTGCCTGCCTGGGGACATCGTGCCTGCTCCGGGCCCCGTGCTGGCGCCTACGCACCTGCAGACAGAGCTGGTGCTGAGGTGCCAGAAGGAGACCGACTGTGACCTCTGTCTGCGTGTGGCTGTCCACTTGGCCGTGCATG GGCACTGGGAAGAGcctgaagatgaggaaaagtttggagGAGCAGCTGACTCAGGGGTGGAGGAGCCTAGGAATG CCTCTCTCCAGGCCCAAGTCGTGCTCTCCTTCCAGGCCTACCCTACTGCCCGCTGCGTCCTGCTGGAGGTGCAAGTGCCTGCTGCCCTTGTGCAGTTTGGTCAGTCTGTG GGCTCTGTGGTATATGACTGCTTCGAGGCTGCCCTAGGGAGTGAGGTACGAATCTGGTCCTATACTCAGCCCAGGTACGAGAAGGAACTCAACCACACACAGCAGCTGCCTG ccctgccctggcTCAACGTGTCAGCAGATGGTGACAACGTGCATCTGGTTCTGAATGTCTCTGAGGAGCAGCACTTCGGCCTCTCCCTGTATTGGAATCAGGTCCAGGGCCCCCCAAAACCCCGGTGGCACAAAAACCTG ACTGGACCGCAGATCATTACCTTGAACCACACAGACCTGGTTCCCTGCCTCTGCATTCAG GTGTGGCCTCTGGAACCTGACTCCGTTAGGACGAACATCTGCCCCTTCAGGGAGG ACCCCCGCGCACACCGGAACCTCTGGCAAGCCGCCCGGCTGCGACTGCTGACCCTGCAGAGCTGGCTGCTGGACGCACCGTGCTGGCTGCCCGCAGAAGCGGCACTGTGCTGGCGGGCTCCGGGTGGGGACCCCTGCCAGCCACTGGTCCCACCGCTTTCCTGGGAGAATGTCACTGTGGAC AAAGTTCTCGAGTTCCCATTGCTGAAAGGCCACCCTAACCTCTGTGTTCAG GTGAACAGCTCGGAGAAGCTGCAGCTGCAGGAGTGCTTGTGGGCTG ACTCCCTGGGGCCTCTCAAAGATGATGTGCTACTGTTGGAGACACGAGGCCCCCAGGACAACAGATCCCTCTGTGCCTTGGAACCCAGTGGCTGTACTTCACTACCCAGCAAAGCCTCCACG AGGGCAGCTCGCCTTGGAGAGTACTTACTACAAGACCTGCAGTCAGGCCAGTGTCTGCAG CTATGGGATGATGACTTGGGAGCACTATGGGCCTGCCCCATGGACAAAT ACATCCACAAGCGCTGGGCCCTCGTGTGGCTGGCCTGCCTACTCTTTGCCGCTGCGCTTTCCCTCATCCTCCTTCTCAAAAAGGATCACGCGAAAG CGGCCGCCAGGGGCCGCGCGGCTCTGCTCCTCTACTCAGCCGATGACTCGGGCTTCGAGCGCCTGGTGGGCGCCCTGGCGTCGGCCCTGTGCCAGCTGCCGCTGCGCGTGGCCGTAGACCTGTGGAGCCGTCGTGAACTGAGCGCGCAGGGGCCCGTGGCTTGGTTTCACGCGCAGCGGCGCCAGACCCTGCAGGAGGGCGGCGTGGTGGTCTTGCTCTTCTCGCCCGGTGCGGTGGCGCTGTGCAGCGAGTGGCTACAGGACGGGGTGTCCGGGCCCGGGGCGCACGGCCCGCACGACGCCTTCCGCGCCTCGCTCAGCTGCGTGCTGCCCGACTTCTTGCAGGGCCGGGCGCCCGGCAGCTACGTGGGGGCCTGCTTCGACAGGCTGCTCCACCCGGACGCCGTACCCGCCCTTTTCCGCACCGTGCCCGTCTTCACACTGCCCTCCCAACTGCCAGACTTCCTGGGGGCCCTGCAGCAGCCTCGCGCCCCGCGTTCCGGGCGGCTCCTAGAGAGAGCGGAGCAAGTGTCCCGGGCCCTTCAGCCAGCCCTGGATAGCTACTTCCATCCCCCGGGGACTCCCGCGCCGGGACGCGGGGTGGGACCTGGGGCGGGGGACGGGACTTAA